The genomic segment TGAGGATTATATGGGCGGCGAGGGCGATAGATTTTTGGAGATCTGGAACCTTGTCTTTATGCAGTATGAGAGAAGCAGTGACGGCACTATGACTCCTCTTCCAAAACCCTCTATAGATACCGGTATGGGTCTGGAGAGAGTCACGGCGATCAGCGAGGGAGCGACAAGCAACTACTCATCCTCTCTTTTTATGCCGATAATCAAAAAGATTGAAGAGCTAATAGCAAAAGAGTATGTCTATGCAGAGGGCGCATCATACAGAGTTATAGCCGACCACATAAGAACTGCACTCTTTCTTCTTGCTCAGGGTGTGAACTTCTCAAATGAGGGACGCGGTTACGTGCTCAGACGTATCCTCAGACGCGGTGTTAGACACGGCTACCTGTTGGGATTTAGCGAACCGTTTATGTATAAACTTGTAGACAGTGTTGTCTCGATCATGGGCAAAGAGTATGACTACTTGGCGCAAAAAGCTGAGGTCGTAAAAGAGCAGATAGAGCTTGAAGAGGCTAGATTTTTCAAAACTATCGCATCTGGAATAGAGCTTTTTAACGAAGAGCTTAAAAATACAAAAGAGGTCTTTAGCGGCGAGGTTGCATTTAAACTCTACGACACTTTCGGTTTTCCGCTTGATTTGACCGAGGATATGTTAAGAGAGAAAAATCTTAAACTTGACACGGCTACATTTGAGGAGCTGATGAGTCAACAGCGCACACGCGCAAAAGCTGCTTGGAAAGGCAGCGGAGATGAAGCCGTTCACGGAGATTTCAAAGAGCTTTTAGAGAAGTTCGGCGAGAACACATTTGTAGGCTATGAGAGTACAAAAAACAGAAGCAGAGTTTTAGCACTTTTGGATGATAAGTATCATCATGCAGACAGTCTTGCGGCAGGTTCATGTGGATGGGTACTTTTAGAGAGTACTCCGTTTTATGCAGAGTCAGGCGGACAGTGCGGAGATACAGGCGAGCTTGCAGGCTATGCAAAAGTAGAAGATACAAAGAAGTTCTTTGGTCTTAATCTCTCTCAAATAAGCGTAGAAAAAGAGTTAAAGGTCGGGGATGAGGTTGAAGCTCTTGTAGATATCTCCAGAGGCGAGATAACAAAGCATCACTCCGCGACACACCTTCTGCATGCAGTTCTTTTTGATGTTTTGGGAGAGCATATCTCTCAGGCGGGTTCACTTGTTGAAGCGCAGAGACTTCGTTTTGACTTCTCTCATCCAAAAGCGCTCACTCATGAAGAGCTTGTTGAGATCGAGACAAGAGTTAATGAGCAGATCATGCGCGGCATCGGCGGCAAGACCGAGGTTATGAGTATTGAAGATGCTAAAAAATCGGGTGCAAAAGCACAGTTTGGCGAGAAGTACGGTGATGAGGTAAGAGTTGTAAGCTTCGGCGATGCAAGTATTGAGTTCTGTGGCGGTGTTCACGTTGAAAACACGGCAGCAATCGGCTCGTTCATCATAACAAAAGAGAGCGGTGTGAGTGCGGGTGTGAGACGTATAGAAGCGGTGTGCGGACATGCGGCGTACAACCACTTTGCTCAGCAGAGAGTGCTTATAAAAGAGATGCAGGCCGAGGTTAAAAATCTTGACGTAATGGCTGGGATCTCAAGACTCAAATCGACTATATCTGAGCTCAAATCGGAGCTTCATGAGGCACAAAACAGCATACATGTAGAGATAAAAGCCGATGAGATAAACGGCGTTGCTGTTGTTGTAGATGAGCTTTTAAGCGGCGATATTAAAGAGAAGATAGACGAGCTTAAGAACCAAAACGAAAAACTCTGCGCAATGCTCTTTCAAATAAAGGGTGACAAGGTCCTTATAGCTGCAGGTGTTAAAGGCGCGGATGCAAAGGCGGGCGAGTGGATCAAAAATATCGCTCCAATTCTCGGCGGAGGCGGCGGAGGCCGTCCTGACTTTGCTCAGGCGGGCGGGAAGGATATCACCAAAATATCCGAGGCAAAAGCAAAAGCAAAAGCTTACATAACTGAGGTTTTAGGATAATGCAGGATATTTTTTTAGAGTATAAGACACTTATAGTTTTTCTACACGTTATAAGCGCCGTCGTTTGGGTCGGCGGCATGATAGCTATGCGTTATGCGGCGCACTACTCATTTTTGGAGATAGAGTCTCCTCAAAAGAGACTCGAGAGAATAGTTCACGCGCTTAAGAGACTCTTTTATATAGTTATTCCTTTTGTCGTAACTCTTCTGGTGACGGCGATCTTTATGATAAAGGGCTACTCTCTTAGCCAGAGTGATTTCTCGGCGCTCTCACACGCCAAAGAGGGTATCTGGAGCATTATGTTCATCAATCTTATAGTGATGATACTTAGAAGAAACAGAGGCGAGAAAATGTTAAATGATGGCAATATGCTCGGCGCTAAAAACCAGATAGAGTTTATCGGAAAATTTATGGTTCCTCTTAATATTATCCTTGGAATAACGGCTATATTTTTAGGGACATATATATCAAGTAGCATCTAATGCTAAGACTTGCTTCTGCTTCACAGACCCGTGCAAAACTTCTAACAGATGTGGGTATAGACTTTATTCAAGAGAGCGTTGATTTTGACGAGGATAGCATAGTGGCGACCTCGCCAAAAAACTTTGTATATCAGGCGACACTGGGAAAATTTGAAGTGAACATGAGAGCTTTTGGGTATGATAAGTATCCTCTTTTGGTTGCAGACACGGTTGTGGCATCATGCGGTCAGATACTTAGAAAAGCAAAGTGCGTCGATGATGCGCGAAATATACTCCTTACGCAGAGCGGGAGTGTTACAAGCATTATTACGTGCATGATATATCAATCACGCAAGATGAAGATCATCGACATCTCCACAACCGAGTATCTATTTAGTGAATTTGACCTTGATGATGTCGAGAGCTATCTGCAAAGCGGCGAGTGGCGCGGCAAGGCAGGAGCATGCATGGTTGAGGGTTTTTGCAAGCCTTACATAAGAAGTGTTAGAGGATATGAGAGCACCGCAATGGGATTAAATACGGATTTATTAAAAAGTTTTCTATTAAACAAATAAAAAAATTGTTAAAATATGTCAAAAAAAAGGATTACTATTTTAAAATCTAGCAGATTTACGATAGTCAGTATAATTGTTGTAGCGACACTGCTTCTAAGCGGCTGGTTCTATATTGACTTTATAGAAGAGTCAAAGCGCATACAAAATATCTCCAAGAATGATTTTAACTTTTTTATATATAAGTGGTTCACTATCGCGATCATTGTCTCAATGATTGTAGCGGTAACTCTAAGCAGCTATATCTATAGCAAAAACAACAAACAGAGGATGTACTACAAGAACATCATTGACTCATCTTCAAATATTGTGGTCGTAGTAGACAAAAATAGCATAATAGATGTAAACAAAACATTTTTCAAGTATTTCAACAAATATAAGACGCTCGAAGAGTTTAAAAAAGAGCATGAGTCCATATCTGATTTTTTTGTCGAAGATGAGGGATATATACACAAAGAGTATAACGGAGAAAACTGGCTTGAGTGTCTTATTAAAAACTCAAATAACAATCAGGTAAGGATCGTTTACGACTCAAAAGAGTACTACTTTAGTGTTGGGGTCTCTCTTATTTCTCCAAAAGATGGGCACTACAGTGCTATATTTTCAGATATTACAAAAGAGAAGATTTACCAAAAAGAGCTTGAACACACAAATATAACCGATCCTCTTACAAAGATAAAGAACAGATACTACTACAATGTACAGATAAAAAAAGAGAGCGCAAACGCAAACCGCTACTTCTACCCTCTCTCACTTGTCATCTTCGACATCGACTATTTTAAAAAGATAAATGACGGTTGTGGGCATGATGTCGGAGACAATGTTTTAATAGAGTATACAAAACTTATCTCTTCTCACCTGAGAGAGGGAGATATATTCTGCAGGATCGGTGGAGAGGAGTTTGCTCTTATACTTCCGTACGTGAGCAAAGCAGACGCTTATAAAATAGCCGACAAAATTAGAGCAAAAGTTGAGGAACACAAGAAAATATTTGCTATCACTATGAGCTTTGGAGTGACGGAGTATATAAAGGGCGAAGATCTTGAGTTGACGTTTAAGCGGGCAGATAAAGCGCTTTATGAGGCGAAAAACGGCGGCAGAAATAGAGTTGTGGTTAGATAATGTACTATGATAGTGAGCTGCGCGCACTAAAAAAAGCCAAAAGATACAGACAAAGAGAGCTCTACGACAACTCTCTTTTGGATTTTGCTTCAAACGACTACCTAGGTCTTGCACATAAAAAAGAGCTTCATGAGAGTAGCTGCATGGCACTATCAAACATGCCTCTGCATAGCTCAAAAGCCTCACTTCTGGTAAACGGTTATCATCAGATACACAAAGATTTTGAGACGGCGCTATGCGAGGCGAACGGCTTTGAGGATGGAGTAGTGCTAGGGAGCGGGTTTAACGCAAATATAGCTTTGATCGAGTCTTTAGTCAGACGCGGCGACATACTTTTTATGGATGAGAAGTATCACGCTTCAGGAGTGCTTGCATCAAATATAAAGAGCGTAGAGGTCAAGTTCTTTTCTCACAATGATATGTCTGAGCTAGAAAACCTTTTAAAATCATCCGACGCAAAACGCAAGATAGTAGCGGTCGAGGGGATCTACTCGATGGATGGAGATCTGGTCGATAGAGAGGTCTTTGATATATGTGACAGATATGACGCTGTATTGATAGTGGATGAGGCTCACAGCAGCGGCGTTATAGGAGAGAGGCTTATGGGGATTTTTGACCATTACAAGATCGAGATAAAACAAAACTACATAAAGATGGGAACGCTCGGAAAAGCGTATGGGAGCTTTGGCGCTTTTATACTTGCATCTTCACATATAATCGAGTATCTTATCAATCGTGCCAAGCCTATTATCTACGCTACTTCACTCTCTTTGTACGATACACTTTTGGCGCATAACGCGCTTAGATATATTTTGCAAAATAGAGAGTCTCTAAAGAGCGAGATAAAAAAGCGCCAAAATATCGTCTA from the Sulfurimonas crateris genome contains:
- the alaS gene encoding alanine--tRNA ligase, which encodes MDIREEFLRFFESKNHDRVASSPLVPDDATLLFNNAGMVPFKSIFTGEIPVPQNPRAVSCQTCIRAGGKHNDLENVGYTARHHTFFEMLGNFSFGDYFKEEAIDYAWEFVTEVLKFPKERLWVTVHDSDDEAEELWMRHVSKDRIMRLGDKDNFWQMGDTGPCGPCSEIFFDQGEENFNGPEDYMGGEGDRFLEIWNLVFMQYERSSDGTMTPLPKPSIDTGMGLERVTAISEGATSNYSSSLFMPIIKKIEELIAKEYVYAEGASYRVIADHIRTALFLLAQGVNFSNEGRGYVLRRILRRGVRHGYLLGFSEPFMYKLVDSVVSIMGKEYDYLAQKAEVVKEQIELEEARFFKTIASGIELFNEELKNTKEVFSGEVAFKLYDTFGFPLDLTEDMLREKNLKLDTATFEELMSQQRTRAKAAWKGSGDEAVHGDFKELLEKFGENTFVGYESTKNRSRVLALLDDKYHHADSLAAGSCGWVLLESTPFYAESGGQCGDTGELAGYAKVEDTKKFFGLNLSQISVEKELKVGDEVEALVDISRGEITKHHSATHLLHAVLFDVLGEHISQAGSLVEAQRLRFDFSHPKALTHEELVEIETRVNEQIMRGIGGKTEVMSIEDAKKSGAKAQFGEKYGDEVRVVSFGDASIEFCGGVHVENTAAIGSFIITKESGVSAGVRRIEAVCGHAAYNHFAQQRVLIKEMQAEVKNLDVMAGISRLKSTISELKSELHEAQNSIHVEIKADEINGVAVVVDELLSGDIKEKIDELKNQNEKLCAMLFQIKGDKVLIAAGVKGADAKAGEWIKNIAPILGGGGGGRPDFAQAGGKDITKISEAKAKAKAYITEVLG
- the maf gene encoding septum formation inhibitor Maf, whose translation is MLRLASASQTRAKLLTDVGIDFIQESVDFDEDSIVATSPKNFVYQATLGKFEVNMRAFGYDKYPLLVADTVVASCGQILRKAKCVDDARNILLTQSGSVTSIITCMIYQSRKMKIIDISTTEYLFSEFDLDDVESYLQSGEWRGKAGACMVEGFCKPYIRSVRGYESTAMGLNTDLLKSFLLNK
- a CDS encoding sensor domain-containing diguanylate cyclase, which codes for MSKKRITILKSSRFTIVSIIVVATLLLSGWFYIDFIEESKRIQNISKNDFNFFIYKWFTIAIIVSMIVAVTLSSYIYSKNNKQRMYYKNIIDSSSNIVVVVDKNSIIDVNKTFFKYFNKYKTLEEFKKEHESISDFFVEDEGYIHKEYNGENWLECLIKNSNNNQVRIVYDSKEYYFSVGVSLISPKDGHYSAIFSDITKEKIYQKELEHTNITDPLTKIKNRYYYNVQIKKESANANRYFYPLSLVIFDIDYFKKINDGCGHDVGDNVLIEYTKLISSHLREGDIFCRIGGEEFALILPYVSKADAYKIADKIRAKVEEHKKIFAITMSFGVTEYIKGEDLELTFKRADKALYEAKNGGRNRVVVR
- a CDS encoding aminotransferase class I/II-fold pyridoxal phosphate-dependent enzyme, yielding MYYDSELRALKKAKRYRQRELYDNSLLDFASNDYLGLAHKKELHESSCMALSNMPLHSSKASLLVNGYHQIHKDFETALCEANGFEDGVVLGSGFNANIALIESLVRRGDILFMDEKYHASGVLASNIKSVEVKFFSHNDMSELENLLKSSDAKRKIVAVEGIYSMDGDLVDREVFDICDRYDAVLIVDEAHSSGVIGERLMGIFDHYKIEIKQNYIKMGTLGKAYGSFGAFILASSHIIEYLINRAKPIIYATSLSLYDTLLAHNALRYILQNRESLKSEIKKRQNIVYEELGIKVEGLIVPIAINDNKRVIEIRDSLKSRGFALGAIRQPTVERAIVRLIARLGESCDSLRELCINLAKIK